A single region of the Chryseobacterium sp. 6424 genome encodes:
- a CDS encoding DUF3575 domain-containing protein — MKTALLTVLAPLMLFAQAQPEEMNIVKTNVTAYAFRNINVTYERVINRTFSLSLSYGTVPKGSIPYSGNLLDDTEFSNAKVSQSQFTLEPRIYLGQGYGKGFYLAPYYRHTKIDIEEVTYDVDYETGSVPTRITGNANGNSGGLMVGAQWFLGQTSQWVLDFWIIGAHYGNGKGDLRAASPRPLTPMEQAELQREIENLDIPFVEYTVSTDATGANIRLDGPWAGIRSGLSVGYRF, encoded by the coding sequence ATGAAAACTGCATTGTTAACCGTTCTTGCACCACTTATGCTTTTTGCACAGGCACAACCGGAAGAAATGAATATCGTGAAGACAAACGTTACTGCGTACGCCTTCCGAAACATCAACGTTACATACGAAAGGGTGATTAACAGAACATTTTCACTCTCGCTCAGTTATGGCACTGTACCGAAAGGGTCTATTCCTTACAGCGGCAACTTGCTGGATGATACAGAGTTCTCTAACGCGAAAGTTTCACAGTCACAATTCACACTTGAACCCAGGATCTATCTCGGACAGGGGTATGGCAAAGGTTTTTATCTGGCGCCCTATTACCGCCACACAAAAATAGATATAGAGGAAGTGACTTATGATGTGGATTATGAAACCGGCAGCGTGCCGACCAGAATAACCGGAAACGCCAACGGTAACAGTGGTGGCTTGATGGTGGGTGCACAATGGTTTTTGGGGCAAACATCCCAGTGGGTGCTTGATTTTTGGATTATTGGCGCGCACTACGGTAACGGAAAGGGAGATTTACGTGCTGCCTCACCACGGCCACTGACTCCCATGGAACAGGCAGAACTTCAAAGAGAGATTGAAAATCTTGATATTCCGTTTGTGGAATATACGGTAAGCACCGATGCTACCGGCGCCAACATTCGGTTGGATGGTCCTTGGGCGGGCATTCGTTCAGGTTTGTCGGTGGGATACAGGTTTTAG